One Salvia miltiorrhiza cultivar Shanhuang (shh) chromosome 6, IMPLAD_Smil_shh, whole genome shotgun sequence genomic window, AGGAGAAGAATTAGGAACCAAAGCCTGATAAGTTGATATTGCTACCGCCACTAAAACGCCCCTGTCAAAATTACCCCCAATATGTCCCATGTCCACGGTTTTATGTTGAAGCTGAATTCTGCGTTGGACTGGAACGACGGCCGCCCCTCCCTCTCCCTTGTTGATAACCATCTCCGCTACGCCCGCTGCTAAAGTTTCCGCGACCCCTTAAGCTATCACTTCTGACATAGGTCCGGCCATCATTGTAGTTTCCGCGACCCCTGAAGCTATCATTACGATACCCTCCACGTGAAGGAGTAAATCGGCCCCTCCCGCCACCAACTGTTCAGAAGCAACGCTATGTCAAGAGAATGAATCTCGCCCACATATTTCAAGAACTTGGAATAGAGACAATGAAAGTTAATGCTTGGCTCCAACTACCTCGGGTGGTTGTCCTCTTTATTTCCACAGCAGCTTGGCGATCACCAATAGTTATAGGAGAAGCCTAAAGAACACAAGTAATGTTACTAGAATGTAAAATAGGAAGATAATTCAAAACATAATGTACGACAATCTATAAGAAAATATAGCAACGCATTCCCAACATAATTTCCGTCCAGCTGAAGCTCTACATGGAGATTTTTTATTGACACTCGTGGCAGACATTAGGCAACATCTCACCAAAGTAGCCACTCACAGAATATTTGAATGCAGTAGAAAATCAATATTCAACTAATTATCTCttacatcaaaataaaaatgtcaTCAGTCCTTATATTGAACAGAAAGCCACTTCATCATATCAACCTATTAACTAGTACAATGTAGGAGTGCCCAAAAATGTGGGTGGCTCAAGAGCAGGAAGAATTGTTTAAACCAGGAACCCTGGAAATTATACAAGGGGACCTCATTATTAGAAGCATATTGCTGAATCTAAATTTCCTACCAGACTGTATATCTTTATAAAGCAAGATCAAGTTAGTCACTCGCTAACTAGTAACTACTTATGGGTCTTGCATACGGTGATGGTTAAACAagggaagaaaaaagaaagtcAAGAAAAGGAAATCATCTGAAGATCACATACCTTAATTGCACTTTGCATGGAACTAAACTCTTGAAATTCAACGAAGCCAAAACAAAAACCTTGTTGCTGCTAGAGGAGATATAGAGTCAATATCAATAAATATATTCGAGTTGAAGAATGCTGAATAACGACTAGCAGTATTCCTGACCTTGTTACTTCTGACTTGGACCCCATTTGGCTTAATAGCTCCAAATTTCTGAAATTCAGATTCAAGCTGAGAAGCTGTGACATTAAGAGGCAAATTGCGGATGTATATGGAGTGGCCCTCAACTGTAAGAAATAACAAACAAAAAGCAAATCAGCTGTTCTGGAGAAAAGGAGGGATCTAGAACGGAAAAGATTTGCAAAGCTATCATCACATCTTAGACAATATTTTTGCTTCTTTCTTATGCTAATCATTTATGTCAAATTTCTTAGTGCTCGAACAATCATCTAATATGGAAAATACCAGCTAAACAAAAATACCTTCATCCTGAGTATCTCTACTTTCTGATGCATTATCAGGTGCAATAGGACTTGACGATTCAGGAGCAGGATGCTCCGCTGTGTTGACTGGCTGCTTCTCTGTTTTTGCTGAAACTACTTTTGCTGTGTTAGTAGGAACATATACTTTTATAGGACCCTTTTTGGTCTGCGAACTAACAATCGAAGCATATGATTTCTTTGGACCATCCTCCTGGGGTGAACAAGGAAGTGATTCTACAGCCACCGATACATCATTCTCATTCACTTGAGGGTCAGCTTCTGCCAGTTTATCAGTATCATTAACAGCTTGCCCCTCATTGATCACTTCATCATCAACTATCCCCTCAATTATCTCAACTTCATTCACTATGGAAGATGCATGGTTTGTACTGGGGGAATCAACCACTTTAGCAGGCCCTGAGAACAAAATGAACACAATGAGAAGGCCAAGacaaaataattcacatcatgAAAAACAAAAGAAGCAATTATAAAGCCAACCTGGATTTGGCTCCAAGGAACTGGATGGTGTCTCTTGAACTCCAATATCCACCACGGCACTGGTGTCTGATCCATTTTCTTCCACATACCTAAAAACATCATTTAGAACATAGTACCCTTTGTCTTGAGGAGCAAGAAAAAAGGTTTGCGTAAATTTCCTTCTTAGGTTGTCCTTTCCAGTCAAACAGCCACTCACTAGTACAATCACTCCATCCTTATAAGAATCCTGTGCATCAGCAGTCTTTATCTCTGCCTTATAGTTCTTGTAGTCCAACGAACATATTTTATCATTGATGCTCTGGTATAACCAGAAAACAGAGGAAAGTTTATATCAATTTGAATAAAATCTGCGAGATAAACTTAAGTAGGTTGACTTCTTCACGTTGAATAGGACTGATATTAGTACAAATGGGCACTAATTAACTATTAAACAACATTGTATATATGTGTAAATTAGTTCTAAGTCCCAGTTctctatgattttttttttattatagccaATGTTTCTAAAATTATACTTCGATTGATTCAGCAAAATTATAGCCAATTGTAATGCATGTCAAAATTTACTGAAGCCGCTGCCATGTAGATCTAGTGTAAATTACACATCATCAATATTGGTTCAAGAAAATTAACCCCCAAAATCAAAACAATCACCCATGCGACCACACTGTCCTGATGACCATGGCCAATTGACCACGCCATCAGAGCCGAAGAAAACATGGAAGAAAATATTTGGACTTCATGTCCTGGTAATAGGCTAATAGCAGTAGCCTGCAAAAGACTAGGTTAttgtttggtttttttttttttttttttttttggggggggggggttgggggGGAATTAATATTGATGAtgtgtaattaataatatatctaTGTCGCAGTAACCTTGGCTAATTTCGAGCAACAACGTAGGCAAAAGACACTCCTAATAAAAAGACTCCACGAATCATCACATATGAATCCATAAGTCTAAACTATTAGGATGTTTCTATGTCGTTATATTTGTTTTCGTGATGCTGAGACTTCAATATGTTCAACAATTAAAGATATTATTCCATCTCGGTTCTAGTCTCACTCTTATTAGTGAGTCCTATCTATCCTTCATCACTGCCAACTATGACGCCTAATCTAAAATTTGATGCACAAGTTTGCTTTACTGATCCCCCTCCCCAACCTCCCACTCACAaaacaaaaaagacaaaaaacatGGCCTAGTTGGTAACTATAATTCCAAAATAACGTTCTATGCACAATTAAATTAGGATATGACATGTACAGAGATGAGTTGTAACATAGATATTGCATGAACAACTGTCACACTCCTCCGAATACAGTATATCATTTCATTAGTAGCACATCTAGAAAAATATCCCATATAAATTCCAGAAAACACAAAATAGAATAGGAAGTGTATTAATATTAGAAAATTGACAATGAAAAGATTTAATTTAGGGATAAATCGGTATTCTGTATCAATTTATCATACTCACTTTCATAGTTGTCACAGTTGTCATAAGGCCATTAGGGTCTGGTCTACTCAGTAGACTTGTATCCTGGTAAAATCTGAAGACCAATTCAGGAGAGTGGTGGAGAATATGGTAATACTGCTCCACAAAAGCATTTCCAATCACTTGAGCACTTGGAGTCGACGGAGGACTCACAGTTTGCGCAGCCATTCCTGCCAGAAGCCGATAGACGAGATTTTAAAATGGTATTTGGACTCTTTCACACCCAAAGTCAGTAAATAGAAGAATAACAAAAAGAAGCCTCAGGTGTTTAAGTTTTACAAAATCAGAATCATACAAGCCAAAAACAAATCAGATATTAGAGCCTACAAATGCTTAAATAAATTCCTTTACCATTAATTGACTTACTATAAGCAGTTACATTTTGTTACATGTAATTTGAGCAAGAACTTTTACCTTGTTTTCTTTGCAAATTTCTAAAACTCTACAGACGTTATTTGGTTTGAAATAGCCTTAAAATTATGTGGAGAAAACAAACATTGGTGTACAACCAGAGTTTTtgaaatcaagaagccaatgAAATAAAAGATTGACAACCAGAAAGACCTAAATACCCACCAGACAAATGTAAATCCAAATCCCAATAACAAAATGAGTATAAATTGCCAATATTTCCTATCTGTAGTATATAAAGATAAACACCCTAATCATCTAGCACAACAAAATAAATAGTTCTAAGAACAagagaaaaaatgagaaaaatcaTTTTACTATTAATGAATTGACAATCCTATAAACCCCGAGTGATTAATTTCTGAATTTCCTAAAATGTTCCACAATGGAAACAAAACCATCAGTTTTTTCCTTATTCCACCAGCAAATCCAACCAGTATAGTATTCCGAAAAATAAAACAGCAGAATTATAAGGATGGCAAATGAAGAAATTAATAATCTCTTGGTTCCTACAAAAGCACATATATCTAATCATTTGAAAGACGGAGAGTAAATGATTTACATATAACCCCCCATCATGCTGAAAAAGAAGACAAATACAGCAAATAAACAGTGACCTTGAAACATTAgatcaaataataaaatcacTACCTGATTAATGAAAAAATttggatctttttttttttttggggggggggaggggggactGGGTGTGGCTGGTTGGGTGAATGTGTGTGTGTTAAAGTGAGAGatagattgagagagagagagatgggcgtttgtgtgtgtgtgtgtgtgttcaatgagaaaatgagagagCAACCGTGTCTATATATCAACAGAGGCCGGAGGGAGAGAAATTTTCAAAAAGAGCGAGGGGCAACGCTGTATAGCCTTGAACAGCTAGGCAATTACTTAAAGCTTATCTGTTAAATTCAAAAAACATGAATACGGTTCtccatttaaaaataaaacaaatccATAGAAAGCTATGTTCCCTTTTCCTTTTGCTCAATTTATGAGATATTTAACCGTTAGCTGTGAAATGAATTTAATGATATCGCGAATTCATCACAATCTAGTTGTACATCTACCATTATTGTTGATACGAACAAAAATAAGAgtcaattaaaaattaaatcccTTAGCAAAGAACCATATTCAATTTAAATGAAACAAAAGGTCACAAGTAAAGGCCATATCACCACAATTTCAAGGCAATTTTTAGCATTCATGCACTGTGTATATAGTACAAGGTTTGATTCTAACATAACTCGACTACCCTCTTATTTTGATTCACCCTAGTACAAGCATCTGACAATTCTCTAGTACCCTCTTCTCAACTATAATTATCCTTTAGGCAAACGACCACTCCGACTACCTTGAATGAGACTCATTGATTCTAACATAACTCGAGAATGAAAGAGGAAGTCAATGAAACATTATCATAGGGGTGAAATATGGCCAACAAAGTTTGGTTTTTGGCACTACCCCATTGAGCTTCAAGGAGCAAGCAGTTCACTTCAGAAAAATCTCATACTCTTAAATAAGCAAGAAATTGCAACCCAAAGTCTTAACCTCATTCTATTATATgacacaacttaatattctggTGTGCCCACATTCTTTGAGGCTCTCAATTTAAAACTTAAGACTCAAAATGTACAAACTCATATCCTGTTTTAGGGTGGGCGAATTGGGGGACCCTAATAATTCACACATACAAAGGTGAAAAATACTACTAGGCTTGTGGTGTGTAAACTCACACCTTGAATAATCCTCGACAAAATATTCGCAATTCCTTGAGAACTAATGCTTGGTGATCTTACGTAAACAAAAGGTTTTCAAAAACCATGAAAACAAAGAgctagaataaaaaaataaaaaaaatccttgaTACTCCACATAAACAACATAAAAACTCGAAATGCCAAGAATACAAAACTAGTTTCAACCAGATACCAAAACCACGAAGATCATCTATAACACTACAAGCAATTAAAAGCATCAACACATCCCCACAAACCCTAATCACTTTTCGCATCACCCCATAAACCCGCACAATGCCTCAAAAATGCGAGTCTATTAAGCAGCAATGTTGACATAAACCCCCAAAACCCAACAATGCAAACTAACCTATTATCAGTTCTTCACTAATTCTACCATCAGATCTGACCGTCACGGGACTGAAGAACAATCCCGGAATCAAAAGCTACCGCAAAATGTAGGAATCAAACAGGCAACCTATTCACACAATCGCACATTTGGCATCAGTTGAAAGTCGGAGAGAAAATAGCGTCGAATACATGAGTGATCACGTTTAACAAGGAAAAGCAGCAAATCACGTAGAGAGCGGCGTCGACATGATCTAGTTTAATTAATGCGATTGCGTACCTGATTAATAAACCTTAGTGTGGATgtggacagagagagagagagagagagagagagagagagagagagagagagagaggagaggagagagaaagagaaatctACGGAGTGATCGTGAGCTAGCAAAGAGTAACAGAAGAATCCAGCAGAGTTGGAAAACTAGCCGCTGCTAAAGCTTCTAATTTGTGttcaattaaatatttatatatggtttcaaaaaaataaaaataaaagataagagaAAATGTTTAGGGAATTGAGAAGCAATTTTACTCATTTATATTGATTGATTTAATgatctatatttatttattttttatatatattttataaatttgtgAAAcgttgattaaatcaataattttaatgaacaagtcaataattttgatgaacagaCGTAATTATTCATATGTTGAGAATCTCATcattttgggattcgaacttcaaatcaaaatatttattcatcaaaattattgatctgTTCAACGATtctaaattttacaaaaaaaaaaaatctctataTATAAAACCTAACCATACTATTATCAGCACAAGAATGTCTCATCGCTTGAATAACTCAAAATGAtcaagtaattaaaaaataaaatagtataacCCAccaattattactataaataaattaagattaatccttttattttatgttaaattggAGAATGGGGAATTGTAATTTTATCTTGATCTTTCAAGCTTACAAATGGAAGAAATACCACTATATTATAATGCGAGCTCTTGTACCaccaatatttatattttggggCTATTCGCCTataattacacatttttttattttatgaaatttaatACATGATTTTATTTTCTGCTTAGAAATACATGAATTTACtgcattttcttatttttgacaTTGATAAGAAAAATTAGAGTTTTTCCTTGTCAGTGTTAAAAATTAGACTTTTTCCTTGTTGGtgttacaaattaaaaaatacgttaagtttatgtatttgtgaataggaaataaaaaatcatgttaaatttcagaatgtgagaaaaaaaatatttacaaataaatacCCCAACATTTTGTGAtcataacaaaatataaaaggCAATCTCTTATTTTACCAATGATTGGTTAACTTTCATAATTTGAATTTTCTCTACAATTTAAGATGTTCATGAAACTACTTATATCATTAATAGATCGACTTTGTCATTGAGTGGTTACAAGTATATAATTttgcgattttttttaataaattacataaataaataaaaaaattgaaagatcgCGTGACAGAGGACTCGAACTTAGGACCTTAGATCTTGAACATTAACTCCTACGGTCCTACAGTTAggtcaacacacgcacacaaaattgaatatataaatttatgataCTTTTTTGTTAGTACAAGGTCATTCAATGTATCTCGGGCTCTCAATGTTGTTGTGAGGCAAAAGAAACTGCAGTTTGACTATCTTCGTGATAGAATTTGCAGAAAGATGAGTGGATGGAATCGCAAGTGGTTCTCAGTTGGaggaaaataaatactccctccgtccgccaaaagtaatgacacaattactatatttggcgtccgcaaaaagtattccactttccttttaaagtcatggtcccaccatccatctttatattttattcttacaaacactctttatttacaaaaaaaactcacctcaaattcaatctcaaccacacatctcataaagtggtgggaccatttctccactacatcaacaccatcacttaaatcccgtgcccaaccaaagtgtcatacttttggcggacggagggagtactaattaagTCGGTTATTCAGTCAATCCCTATTTATATGATGGCCTGTTTTAGGTTGTCCTTGGGTATATGTGACGATATCGAGAAAGGCTTTAGCAGGTTTTGGTGGGGTGTACAgccgaaaaaaagaaaaaaaaccatATGCATTTGGCGTTATGAGAGAAGTTGTGTCTTCTGAAGTCAAAGAGGGGGTTTGGTTTTAGGAAACTCGTGCCATTTAATCAAACATTGCTCGCCAAACAAGTGTGGCGAATTATAAAGCATCCATAATCGCTTCTGGCTTGGATTCTAAAACATCGATATTTTTGAAACATAGATATTATAGATACGAAAGTTTCACCAAATTGCTCGTTCATGTGACTATCATTGTGTTGAGATTGAAACCTGTTGACGAAAGAAATATAGTGG contains:
- the LOC130989681 gene encoding nuclear transport factor 2-like isoform X1; its protein translation is MAAQTVSPPSTPSAQVIGNAFVEQYYHILHHSPELVFRFYQDTSLLSRPDPNGLMTTVTTMKSINDKICSLDYKNYKAEIKTADAQDSYKDGVIVLVSGCLTGKDNLRRKFTQTFFLAPQDKGYYVLNDVFRYVEENGSDTSAVVDIGVQETPSSSLEPNPGPAKVVDSPSTNHASSIVNEVEIIEGIVDDEVINEGQAVNDTDKLAEADPQVNENDVSVAVESLPCSPQEDGPKKSYASIVSSQTKKGPIKVYVPTNTAKVVSAKTEKQPVNTAEHPAPESSSPIAPDNASESRDTQDEVEGHSIYIRNLPLNVTASQLESEFQKFGAIKPNGVQVRSNKQQQGFCFGFVEFQEFSSMQSAIKASPITIGDRQAAVEIKRTTTRVGGGRGRFTPSRGGYRNDSFRGRGNYNDGRTYVRSDSLRGRGNFSSGRSGDGYQQGRGRGGRRSSPTQNSAST
- the LOC130989681 gene encoding nuclear transport factor 2-like isoform X2, with the translated sequence MAAQTVSPPSTPSAQVIGNAFVEQYYHILHHSPELVFRFYQDTSLLSRPDPNGLMTTVTTMKSINDKICSLDYKNYKAEIKTADAQDSYKDGVIVLVSGCLTGKDNLRRKFTQTFFLAPQDKGYYVLNDVFRYVEENGSDTSAVVDIGVQETPSSSLEPNPGPAKVVDSPSTNHASSIVNEVEIIEGIVDDEVINEGQAVNDTDKLAEADPQVNENDVSVAVESLPCSPQEDGPKKSYASIVSSQTKKGPIKVYVPTNTAKVVSAKTEKQPVNTAEHPAPESSSPIAPDNASESRDTQDEVEGHSIYIRNLPLNVTASQLESEFQKFGAIKPNGVQVRSNKQQGFCFGFVEFQEFSSMQSAIKASPITIGDRQAAVEIKRTTTRVGGGRGRFTPSRGGYRNDSFRGRGNYNDGRTYVRSDSLRGRGNFSSGRSGDGYQQGRGRGGRRSSPTQNSAST